Proteins from a genomic interval of Pectinophora gossypiella chromosome 28, ilPecGoss1.1, whole genome shotgun sequence:
- the LOC126379164 gene encoding uncharacterized protein LOC126379164 isoform X4: MVLRVLPWCFCLIYIISAQESTVKQLQLNVYQNEKCVPNVPELIVAEGNTINLTVAGQFDFLNWAECSSQRLKTRFLGKSEFHQPNKSQGNRTAYATLKSNKKHHGKWNCTFLVRRGQNWPGDKYLYKGENYTKIVCLADVTVTESDVPPIDQKTLYYIIGGVVAVVILIIIIAQTAIILHFKAKANAAKLAALPHLQRLSSNRDDSTAGIPPPSPSPNVKDRPPMPLPADDDEEHIYDVLLFSDGETLQRIFTPVPPPVATLPKKDKKKGKPSAHTPKPASKPHQQAPGLIPMEDYDYPDIDTVELLKSQDMHHQKSNPVSIPPKPEKPKAGKPPKSTPAPIQPAQKPAPNTGGVLLNELKNNLLRKRMSNQVPTRPHTKESTQTMRPVPQPTTEMTNVRGKPLTKIRPQATHTEETNPQKLKPRINPENINPQKLVPQNLGRFQQNTAPQEVPNVRRPSEPTPQQPWTQRRDPHIPQETTAQKGWGQKPIPGMRPQDPSTATRSPPVSRVQPMVQKPATPAKPKPAFNPAKPPPPEPTPQDGFNHKKPPPPEPTPQAAFKTLKRPPAPEPIPQESELYEAVAPDYSDSDEEWQYEALPNYNIYSM, encoded by the exons ATGGTGTTAAGAGTGTTACCATGGTGTTTTTGtttgatatatattatttcAG CGCAAGAGTCAACCGTAAAACAGTTACAATTAAATGTGTACCAAAATGAAAAATGCGTTCCAAATGTCCCTGAACTTATTGTCGCCGAAGGAAACACAATCAACTTGACAGTTGCTGGACAATTCGACTTCTTAAATTGGGCCGA GTGTTCATCTCAACGACTTAAAACACGATTTCTTGGTAAAAGCGAATTTCACCAGCCAAATAAGTCTCAGGGAAATCGAACAGCATACGCCACG CTAAAATCTAACAAGAAACACCACGGTAAATGGAACTGTACTTTTTTGGTACGGAGAGGGCAAAACTGGCCAGGAGATAAATATTTGTACAAAGGAGAAAATTATACCAAAATCGTATGTTTAGCTGATGTGACAGTCACAG AATCAGATGTACCACCAATAGATCAAA AAACCTTATACTATATCATTGGCGGAGTAGTAGCAGTCGTTatattaatcataatcattgCGCAAACGGCTATTATTCTCCATTTCAAGGCTAagg cgAACGCGGCTAAATTGGCAGCATTGCCCCACCTCCAGCGTCTTTCATCCAACAGAGATGATTCAA CTGCCGGCATTCCTCCCCCATCGCCATCACCGAATGTGAAAGACAGACCTCCGATGCCTCTGCCGGCGGATGATGACGAGGAACACATTTATGATG TTTTACTGTTTTCAGATGGGGAAACTCTTCAGAGAATCTTCACCCCAGTGCCTCCACCGGTCGCTACTTTACCTAAAAAAG acaAGAAGAAAGGAAAGCCGTCTGCCCATACTCCGAAGCCAGCATCCAAGCCACATCAACAAG CTCCAGGTCTAATACCAATGGAGGATTACGACTACCCAGACATTGACACAGTAGAGTTATTGAAATCACAAGATATGC atcaTCAAAAGAGCAACCCTGTCTCGATTCCTCCAAAACCGGAGAAACCAAAGGCTGGTAAGCCTCCCAAGTCAACGCCGGCGCCGATACAACCAGCACAGAAACCAGCACCAAACACGG gtgGAGTTCTGCTAAATGAATTGAAAAACAACCTTCTAAGAAAAAGAATGTCAA atCAAGTACCAACGCGCCCTCATACAAAGGAATCAACCCAAACCATGCGTCCCGTGCCTCAACCGACAACAGAAATGACCAATGTACGAGGAAAACCACTAACAAAGATACGCCCGCAAGCAACACACACTGAGGAAACAAACCCTCAGAAACTCAAACCGAGAATCAACCCAGAGAATATAAACCCTCAGAAACTCGTGCCACAGAACTTAGGGCGATTCCAACAAAATACTGCTCCACAAGAAGTACCGAATGTGCGGCGTCCTTCTGAGCCGACTCCTCAGCAACCTTGGACCCAGAGACGTGATCCACATATTCCTCAGGAAACAACCGCCCAGAAGGGTTGGGGCCAGAAGCCAATTCCGGGGATGAGACCTCAAGATCCATCGACTGCAACCAG aTCGCCACCTGTGTCCAGGGTTCAACCGATGGTTCAGAAACCAGCTACACCAGCAAAGCCGAAAC CTGCTTTTAACCCTGCGAAACCGCCTCCTCCCGAGCCTACGCCACaag ATGGTTTTAACCATAAAAAACCTCCTCCTCCTGAGCCTACGCCACAAG CTGCATTTAAAACTCTCAAGAGACCACCAGCTCCTGAACCTATACCACAag aaagtgAACTGTATGAGGCCGTGGCTCCGGACTATTCTGACTCAGACGAGGAGTGGCAGTACGAGGCATTGCCAAACTATAACATCTACAGCATGTAG
- the LOC126379164 gene encoding uncharacterized protein LOC126379164 isoform X2: MVLRVLPWCFCLIYIISAQESTVKQLQLNVYQNEKCVPNVPELIVAEGNTINLTVAGQFDFLNWAECSSQRLKTRFLGKSEFHQPNKSQGNRTAYATLKSNKKHHGKWNCTFLVRRGQNWPGDKYLYKGENYTKIVCLADVTVTESDVPPIDQKTLYYIIGGVVAVVILIIIIAQTAIILHFKAKANAAKLAALPHLQRLSSNRDDSTRYSVMPGERKKSQKREASGIYQSLENLRTAAGIPPPSPSPNVKDRPPMPLPADDDEEHIYDVLLFSDGETLQRIFTPVPPPVATLPKKDKKKGKPSAHTPKPASKPHQQGLIPMEDYDYPDIDTVELLKSQDMHHQKSNPVSIPPKPEKPKAGKPPKSTPAPIQPAQKPAPNTGGVLLNELKNNLLRKRMSNQVPTRPHTKESTQTMRPVPQPTTEMTNVRGKPLTKIRPQATHTEETNPQKLKPRINPENINPQKLVPQNLGRFQQNTAPQEVPNVRRPSEPTPQQPWTQRRDPHIPQETTAQKGWGQKPIPGMRPQDPSTATRSPPVSRVQPMVQKPATPAKPKPAFNPAKPPPPEPTPQDGFNHKKPPPPEPTPQAAFKTLKRPPAPEPIPQESELYEAVAPDYSDSDEEWQYEALPNYNIYSM, from the exons ATGGTGTTAAGAGTGTTACCATGGTGTTTTTGtttgatatatattatttcAG CGCAAGAGTCAACCGTAAAACAGTTACAATTAAATGTGTACCAAAATGAAAAATGCGTTCCAAATGTCCCTGAACTTATTGTCGCCGAAGGAAACACAATCAACTTGACAGTTGCTGGACAATTCGACTTCTTAAATTGGGCCGA GTGTTCATCTCAACGACTTAAAACACGATTTCTTGGTAAAAGCGAATTTCACCAGCCAAATAAGTCTCAGGGAAATCGAACAGCATACGCCACG CTAAAATCTAACAAGAAACACCACGGTAAATGGAACTGTACTTTTTTGGTACGGAGAGGGCAAAACTGGCCAGGAGATAAATATTTGTACAAAGGAGAAAATTATACCAAAATCGTATGTTTAGCTGATGTGACAGTCACAG AATCAGATGTACCACCAATAGATCAAA AAACCTTATACTATATCATTGGCGGAGTAGTAGCAGTCGTTatattaatcataatcattgCGCAAACGGCTATTATTCTCCATTTCAAGGCTAagg cgAACGCGGCTAAATTGGCAGCATTGCCCCACCTCCAGCGTCTTTCATCCAACAGAGATGATTCAA CTCGGTATAGCGTCATGCCTGGAGAACGGAAAAAATCACAGAAAAGGGAAGCGAGTGGGATCTATCAGAGCTTGGAAAATCTGCGCACag CTGCCGGCATTCCTCCCCCATCGCCATCACCGAATGTGAAAGACAGACCTCCGATGCCTCTGCCGGCGGATGATGACGAGGAACACATTTATGATG TTTTACTGTTTTCAGATGGGGAAACTCTTCAGAGAATCTTCACCCCAGTGCCTCCACCGGTCGCTACTTTACCTAAAAAAG acaAGAAGAAAGGAAAGCCGTCTGCCCATACTCCGAAGCCAGCATCCAAGCCACATCAACAAG GTCTAATACCAATGGAGGATTACGACTACCCAGACATTGACACAGTAGAGTTATTGAAATCACAAGATATGC atcaTCAAAAGAGCAACCCTGTCTCGATTCCTCCAAAACCGGAGAAACCAAAGGCTGGTAAGCCTCCCAAGTCAACGCCGGCGCCGATACAACCAGCACAGAAACCAGCACCAAACACGG gtgGAGTTCTGCTAAATGAATTGAAAAACAACCTTCTAAGAAAAAGAATGTCAA atCAAGTACCAACGCGCCCTCATACAAAGGAATCAACCCAAACCATGCGTCCCGTGCCTCAACCGACAACAGAAATGACCAATGTACGAGGAAAACCACTAACAAAGATACGCCCGCAAGCAACACACACTGAGGAAACAAACCCTCAGAAACTCAAACCGAGAATCAACCCAGAGAATATAAACCCTCAGAAACTCGTGCCACAGAACTTAGGGCGATTCCAACAAAATACTGCTCCACAAGAAGTACCGAATGTGCGGCGTCCTTCTGAGCCGACTCCTCAGCAACCTTGGACCCAGAGACGTGATCCACATATTCCTCAGGAAACAACCGCCCAGAAGGGTTGGGGCCAGAAGCCAATTCCGGGGATGAGACCTCAAGATCCATCGACTGCAACCAG aTCGCCACCTGTGTCCAGGGTTCAACCGATGGTTCAGAAACCAGCTACACCAGCAAAGCCGAAAC CTGCTTTTAACCCTGCGAAACCGCCTCCTCCCGAGCCTACGCCACaag ATGGTTTTAACCATAAAAAACCTCCTCCTCCTGAGCCTACGCCACAAG CTGCATTTAAAACTCTCAAGAGACCACCAGCTCCTGAACCTATACCACAag aaagtgAACTGTATGAGGCCGTGGCTCCGGACTATTCTGACTCAGACGAGGAGTGGCAGTACGAGGCATTGCCAAACTATAACATCTACAGCATGTAG
- the LOC126379164 gene encoding basic proline-rich protein-like isoform X5: protein MVLRVLPWCFCLIYIISAQESTVKQLQLNVYQNEKCVPNVPELIVAEGNTINLTVAGQFDFLNWAECSSQRLKTRFLGKSEFHQPNKSQGNRTAYATLKSNKKHHGKWNCTFLVRRGQNWPGDKYLYKGENYTKIVCLADVTVTESDVPPIDQKTLYYIIGGVVAVVILIIIIAQTAIILHFKAKANAAKLAALPHLQRLSSNRDDSTAGIPPPSPSPNVKDRPPMPLPADDDEEHIYDDGETLQRIFTPVPPPVATLPKKDKKKGKPSAHTPKPASKPHQQAPGLIPMEDYDYPDIDTVELLKSQDMHHQKSNPVSIPPKPEKPKAGKPPKSTPAPIQPAQKPAPNTGGVLLNELKNNLLRKRMSNQVPTRPHTKESTQTMRPVPQPTTEMTNVRGKPLTKIRPQATHTEETNPQKLKPRINPENINPQKLVPQNLGRFQQNTAPQEVPNVRRPSEPTPQQPWTQRRDPHIPQETTAQKGWGQKPIPGMRPQDPSTATRSPPVSRVQPMVQKPATPAKPKPAFNPAKPPPPEPTPQDGFNHKKPPPPEPTPQAAFKTLKRPPAPEPIPQESELYEAVAPDYSDSDEEWQYEALPNYNIYSM, encoded by the exons ATGGTGTTAAGAGTGTTACCATGGTGTTTTTGtttgatatatattatttcAG CGCAAGAGTCAACCGTAAAACAGTTACAATTAAATGTGTACCAAAATGAAAAATGCGTTCCAAATGTCCCTGAACTTATTGTCGCCGAAGGAAACACAATCAACTTGACAGTTGCTGGACAATTCGACTTCTTAAATTGGGCCGA GTGTTCATCTCAACGACTTAAAACACGATTTCTTGGTAAAAGCGAATTTCACCAGCCAAATAAGTCTCAGGGAAATCGAACAGCATACGCCACG CTAAAATCTAACAAGAAACACCACGGTAAATGGAACTGTACTTTTTTGGTACGGAGAGGGCAAAACTGGCCAGGAGATAAATATTTGTACAAAGGAGAAAATTATACCAAAATCGTATGTTTAGCTGATGTGACAGTCACAG AATCAGATGTACCACCAATAGATCAAA AAACCTTATACTATATCATTGGCGGAGTAGTAGCAGTCGTTatattaatcataatcattgCGCAAACGGCTATTATTCTCCATTTCAAGGCTAagg cgAACGCGGCTAAATTGGCAGCATTGCCCCACCTCCAGCGTCTTTCATCCAACAGAGATGATTCAA CTGCCGGCATTCCTCCCCCATCGCCATCACCGAATGTGAAAGACAGACCTCCGATGCCTCTGCCGGCGGATGATGACGAGGAACACATTTATGATG ATGGGGAAACTCTTCAGAGAATCTTCACCCCAGTGCCTCCACCGGTCGCTACTTTACCTAAAAAAG acaAGAAGAAAGGAAAGCCGTCTGCCCATACTCCGAAGCCAGCATCCAAGCCACATCAACAAG CTCCAGGTCTAATACCAATGGAGGATTACGACTACCCAGACATTGACACAGTAGAGTTATTGAAATCACAAGATATGC atcaTCAAAAGAGCAACCCTGTCTCGATTCCTCCAAAACCGGAGAAACCAAAGGCTGGTAAGCCTCCCAAGTCAACGCCGGCGCCGATACAACCAGCACAGAAACCAGCACCAAACACGG gtgGAGTTCTGCTAAATGAATTGAAAAACAACCTTCTAAGAAAAAGAATGTCAA atCAAGTACCAACGCGCCCTCATACAAAGGAATCAACCCAAACCATGCGTCCCGTGCCTCAACCGACAACAGAAATGACCAATGTACGAGGAAAACCACTAACAAAGATACGCCCGCAAGCAACACACACTGAGGAAACAAACCCTCAGAAACTCAAACCGAGAATCAACCCAGAGAATATAAACCCTCAGAAACTCGTGCCACAGAACTTAGGGCGATTCCAACAAAATACTGCTCCACAAGAAGTACCGAATGTGCGGCGTCCTTCTGAGCCGACTCCTCAGCAACCTTGGACCCAGAGACGTGATCCACATATTCCTCAGGAAACAACCGCCCAGAAGGGTTGGGGCCAGAAGCCAATTCCGGGGATGAGACCTCAAGATCCATCGACTGCAACCAG aTCGCCACCTGTGTCCAGGGTTCAACCGATGGTTCAGAAACCAGCTACACCAGCAAAGCCGAAAC CTGCTTTTAACCCTGCGAAACCGCCTCCTCCCGAGCCTACGCCACaag ATGGTTTTAACCATAAAAAACCTCCTCCTCCTGAGCCTACGCCACAAG CTGCATTTAAAACTCTCAAGAGACCACCAGCTCCTGAACCTATACCACAag aaagtgAACTGTATGAGGCCGTGGCTCCGGACTATTCTGACTCAGACGAGGAGTGGCAGTACGAGGCATTGCCAAACTATAACATCTACAGCATGTAG
- the LOC126379164 gene encoding cell surface glycoprotein 1-like isoform X1 has translation MVLRVLPWCFCLIYIISAQESTVKQLQLNVYQNEKCVPNVPELIVAEGNTINLTVAGQFDFLNWAECSSQRLKTRFLGKSEFHQPNKSQGNRTAYATLKSNKKHHGKWNCTFLVRRGQNWPGDKYLYKGENYTKIVCLADVTVTESDVPPIDQKTLYYIIGGVVAVVILIIIIAQTAIILHFKAKANAAKLAALPHLQRLSSNRDDSTRYSVMPGERKKSQKREASGIYQSLENLRTAAGIPPPSPSPNVKDRPPMPLPADDDEEHIYDVLLFSDGETLQRIFTPVPPPVATLPKKDKKKGKPSAHTPKPASKPHQQAPGLIPMEDYDYPDIDTVELLKSQDMHHQKSNPVSIPPKPEKPKAGKPPKSTPAPIQPAQKPAPNTGGVLLNELKNNLLRKRMSNQVPTRPHTKESTQTMRPVPQPTTEMTNVRGKPLTKIRPQATHTEETNPQKLKPRINPENINPQKLVPQNLGRFQQNTAPQEVPNVRRPSEPTPQQPWTQRRDPHIPQETTAQKGWGQKPIPGMRPQDPSTATRSPPVSRVQPMVQKPATPAKPKPAFNPAKPPPPEPTPQDGFNHKKPPPPEPTPQAAFKTLKRPPAPEPIPQESELYEAVAPDYSDSDEEWQYEALPNYNIYSM, from the exons ATGGTGTTAAGAGTGTTACCATGGTGTTTTTGtttgatatatattatttcAG CGCAAGAGTCAACCGTAAAACAGTTACAATTAAATGTGTACCAAAATGAAAAATGCGTTCCAAATGTCCCTGAACTTATTGTCGCCGAAGGAAACACAATCAACTTGACAGTTGCTGGACAATTCGACTTCTTAAATTGGGCCGA GTGTTCATCTCAACGACTTAAAACACGATTTCTTGGTAAAAGCGAATTTCACCAGCCAAATAAGTCTCAGGGAAATCGAACAGCATACGCCACG CTAAAATCTAACAAGAAACACCACGGTAAATGGAACTGTACTTTTTTGGTACGGAGAGGGCAAAACTGGCCAGGAGATAAATATTTGTACAAAGGAGAAAATTATACCAAAATCGTATGTTTAGCTGATGTGACAGTCACAG AATCAGATGTACCACCAATAGATCAAA AAACCTTATACTATATCATTGGCGGAGTAGTAGCAGTCGTTatattaatcataatcattgCGCAAACGGCTATTATTCTCCATTTCAAGGCTAagg cgAACGCGGCTAAATTGGCAGCATTGCCCCACCTCCAGCGTCTTTCATCCAACAGAGATGATTCAA CTCGGTATAGCGTCATGCCTGGAGAACGGAAAAAATCACAGAAAAGGGAAGCGAGTGGGATCTATCAGAGCTTGGAAAATCTGCGCACag CTGCCGGCATTCCTCCCCCATCGCCATCACCGAATGTGAAAGACAGACCTCCGATGCCTCTGCCGGCGGATGATGACGAGGAACACATTTATGATG TTTTACTGTTTTCAGATGGGGAAACTCTTCAGAGAATCTTCACCCCAGTGCCTCCACCGGTCGCTACTTTACCTAAAAAAG acaAGAAGAAAGGAAAGCCGTCTGCCCATACTCCGAAGCCAGCATCCAAGCCACATCAACAAG CTCCAGGTCTAATACCAATGGAGGATTACGACTACCCAGACATTGACACAGTAGAGTTATTGAAATCACAAGATATGC atcaTCAAAAGAGCAACCCTGTCTCGATTCCTCCAAAACCGGAGAAACCAAAGGCTGGTAAGCCTCCCAAGTCAACGCCGGCGCCGATACAACCAGCACAGAAACCAGCACCAAACACGG gtgGAGTTCTGCTAAATGAATTGAAAAACAACCTTCTAAGAAAAAGAATGTCAA atCAAGTACCAACGCGCCCTCATACAAAGGAATCAACCCAAACCATGCGTCCCGTGCCTCAACCGACAACAGAAATGACCAATGTACGAGGAAAACCACTAACAAAGATACGCCCGCAAGCAACACACACTGAGGAAACAAACCCTCAGAAACTCAAACCGAGAATCAACCCAGAGAATATAAACCCTCAGAAACTCGTGCCACAGAACTTAGGGCGATTCCAACAAAATACTGCTCCACAAGAAGTACCGAATGTGCGGCGTCCTTCTGAGCCGACTCCTCAGCAACCTTGGACCCAGAGACGTGATCCACATATTCCTCAGGAAACAACCGCCCAGAAGGGTTGGGGCCAGAAGCCAATTCCGGGGATGAGACCTCAAGATCCATCGACTGCAACCAG aTCGCCACCTGTGTCCAGGGTTCAACCGATGGTTCAGAAACCAGCTACACCAGCAAAGCCGAAAC CTGCTTTTAACCCTGCGAAACCGCCTCCTCCCGAGCCTACGCCACaag ATGGTTTTAACCATAAAAAACCTCCTCCTCCTGAGCCTACGCCACAAG CTGCATTTAAAACTCTCAAGAGACCACCAGCTCCTGAACCTATACCACAag aaagtgAACTGTATGAGGCCGTGGCTCCGGACTATTCTGACTCAGACGAGGAGTGGCAGTACGAGGCATTGCCAAACTATAACATCTACAGCATGTAG
- the LOC126379164 gene encoding basic proline-rich protein-like isoform X3: MVLRVLPWCFCLIYIISAQESTVKQLQLNVYQNEKCVPNVPELIVAEGNTINLTVAGQFDFLNWAECSSQRLKTRFLGKSEFHQPNKSQGNRTAYATLKSNKKHHGKWNCTFLVRRGQNWPGDKYLYKGENYTKIVCLADVTVTESDVPPIDQKTLYYIIGGVVAVVILIIIIAQTAIILHFKAKANAAKLAALPHLQRLSSNRDDSTRYSVMPGERKKSQKREASGIYQSLENLRTAAGIPPPSPSPNVKDRPPMPLPADDDEEHIYDDGETLQRIFTPVPPPVATLPKKDKKKGKPSAHTPKPASKPHQQAPGLIPMEDYDYPDIDTVELLKSQDMHHQKSNPVSIPPKPEKPKAGKPPKSTPAPIQPAQKPAPNTGGVLLNELKNNLLRKRMSNQVPTRPHTKESTQTMRPVPQPTTEMTNVRGKPLTKIRPQATHTEETNPQKLKPRINPENINPQKLVPQNLGRFQQNTAPQEVPNVRRPSEPTPQQPWTQRRDPHIPQETTAQKGWGQKPIPGMRPQDPSTATRSPPVSRVQPMVQKPATPAKPKPAFNPAKPPPPEPTPQDGFNHKKPPPPEPTPQAAFKTLKRPPAPEPIPQESELYEAVAPDYSDSDEEWQYEALPNYNIYSM, from the exons ATGGTGTTAAGAGTGTTACCATGGTGTTTTTGtttgatatatattatttcAG CGCAAGAGTCAACCGTAAAACAGTTACAATTAAATGTGTACCAAAATGAAAAATGCGTTCCAAATGTCCCTGAACTTATTGTCGCCGAAGGAAACACAATCAACTTGACAGTTGCTGGACAATTCGACTTCTTAAATTGGGCCGA GTGTTCATCTCAACGACTTAAAACACGATTTCTTGGTAAAAGCGAATTTCACCAGCCAAATAAGTCTCAGGGAAATCGAACAGCATACGCCACG CTAAAATCTAACAAGAAACACCACGGTAAATGGAACTGTACTTTTTTGGTACGGAGAGGGCAAAACTGGCCAGGAGATAAATATTTGTACAAAGGAGAAAATTATACCAAAATCGTATGTTTAGCTGATGTGACAGTCACAG AATCAGATGTACCACCAATAGATCAAA AAACCTTATACTATATCATTGGCGGAGTAGTAGCAGTCGTTatattaatcataatcattgCGCAAACGGCTATTATTCTCCATTTCAAGGCTAagg cgAACGCGGCTAAATTGGCAGCATTGCCCCACCTCCAGCGTCTTTCATCCAACAGAGATGATTCAA CTCGGTATAGCGTCATGCCTGGAGAACGGAAAAAATCACAGAAAAGGGAAGCGAGTGGGATCTATCAGAGCTTGGAAAATCTGCGCACag CTGCCGGCATTCCTCCCCCATCGCCATCACCGAATGTGAAAGACAGACCTCCGATGCCTCTGCCGGCGGATGATGACGAGGAACACATTTATGATG ATGGGGAAACTCTTCAGAGAATCTTCACCCCAGTGCCTCCACCGGTCGCTACTTTACCTAAAAAAG acaAGAAGAAAGGAAAGCCGTCTGCCCATACTCCGAAGCCAGCATCCAAGCCACATCAACAAG CTCCAGGTCTAATACCAATGGAGGATTACGACTACCCAGACATTGACACAGTAGAGTTATTGAAATCACAAGATATGC atcaTCAAAAGAGCAACCCTGTCTCGATTCCTCCAAAACCGGAGAAACCAAAGGCTGGTAAGCCTCCCAAGTCAACGCCGGCGCCGATACAACCAGCACAGAAACCAGCACCAAACACGG gtgGAGTTCTGCTAAATGAATTGAAAAACAACCTTCTAAGAAAAAGAATGTCAA atCAAGTACCAACGCGCCCTCATACAAAGGAATCAACCCAAACCATGCGTCCCGTGCCTCAACCGACAACAGAAATGACCAATGTACGAGGAAAACCACTAACAAAGATACGCCCGCAAGCAACACACACTGAGGAAACAAACCCTCAGAAACTCAAACCGAGAATCAACCCAGAGAATATAAACCCTCAGAAACTCGTGCCACAGAACTTAGGGCGATTCCAACAAAATACTGCTCCACAAGAAGTACCGAATGTGCGGCGTCCTTCTGAGCCGACTCCTCAGCAACCTTGGACCCAGAGACGTGATCCACATATTCCTCAGGAAACAACCGCCCAGAAGGGTTGGGGCCAGAAGCCAATTCCGGGGATGAGACCTCAAGATCCATCGACTGCAACCAG aTCGCCACCTGTGTCCAGGGTTCAACCGATGGTTCAGAAACCAGCTACACCAGCAAAGCCGAAAC CTGCTTTTAACCCTGCGAAACCGCCTCCTCCCGAGCCTACGCCACaag ATGGTTTTAACCATAAAAAACCTCCTCCTCCTGAGCCTACGCCACAAG CTGCATTTAAAACTCTCAAGAGACCACCAGCTCCTGAACCTATACCACAag aaagtgAACTGTATGAGGCCGTGGCTCCGGACTATTCTGACTCAGACGAGGAGTGGCAGTACGAGGCATTGCCAAACTATAACATCTACAGCATGTAG